From Haloarcula sp. CBA1127, a single genomic window includes:
- a CDS encoding SMP-30/gluconolactonase/LRE family protein: MTRRRATRRRFLASCSAIAGVGLAGCTGGDESTATDSTPSPTDDGSVTPATTTDEPTATDTATATPDQAAVETLVSVGGDRVPENLALGPDGGLYFGITAGEVRRVPAAETGATGLSLEDTEQIATLPGAIGVEAAPDGTVYVAVATQDDQAGVWEVPPDGGAAQLVGISGFPNDIYYDNDQERLLVTESQNGVVYAVTTDGERSTWLDDDRLDTESFGANGITRDADGDIYVAVTRAPEETGRLLRVPVESDGAARDPSMFFEGEAIFGADGITSRDGDIYVAANSQNRVVRVTSAGTTDAVATADDGLVFPSDVLFGTGDQRGSLFICNFANQSPEDGAILRTSVPR; encoded by the coding sequence ATGACCCGACGACGCGCGACGCGGCGACGATTCCTGGCGAGTTGTAGCGCCATCGCCGGTGTGGGTCTGGCGGGCTGTACCGGCGGCGACGAGTCGACCGCAACTGACTCAACGCCGTCGCCCACCGACGACGGCAGTGTCACACCCGCAACGACAACCGACGAACCGACGGCGACCGACACCGCGACAGCGACGCCGGACCAAGCAGCCGTCGAGACGCTCGTCTCGGTCGGCGGCGACCGTGTGCCCGAGAATCTGGCGCTCGGTCCTGACGGTGGCCTGTACTTCGGTATCACGGCTGGCGAGGTTCGGCGCGTCCCTGCAGCAGAGACCGGCGCGACCGGCCTTTCCCTCGAAGATACCGAACAGATTGCGACGCTGCCCGGCGCGATTGGCGTCGAAGCAGCGCCCGATGGGACGGTGTACGTCGCCGTCGCCACGCAGGACGACCAGGCTGGCGTCTGGGAAGTCCCACCCGACGGCGGCGCGGCACAGCTTGTCGGCATCAGCGGGTTCCCGAACGACATCTACTACGACAATGACCAGGAGCGCCTGCTGGTGACTGAATCGCAAAACGGCGTGGTCTACGCGGTCACGACCGACGGTGAGCGGTCGACCTGGCTGGACGACGACCGGCTGGACACGGAGAGTTTCGGCGCGAACGGGATCACCCGCGACGCCGACGGCGATATCTACGTCGCGGTGACGCGAGCCCCCGAAGAAACTGGCAGGCTGCTCCGCGTTCCGGTCGAGTCGGACGGCGCTGCCCGCGACCCCTCGATGTTCTTCGAGGGCGAGGCGATATTCGGAGCCGACGGGATTACCAGCCGGGACGGGGACATCTACGTCGCGGCCAACAGCCAGAACCGCGTCGTCCGAGTGACTTCGGCTGGGACCACGGACGCCGTTGCAACGGCGGACGACGGTTTGGTGTTCCCCTCGGACGTGCTCTTCGGGACCGGCGACCAGCGGGGGTCGCTGTTCATCTGTAACTTTGCAAACCAGTCGCCCGAAGACGGCGCGATTCTCCGGACTAGCGTCCCTCGCTGA